A single region of the Herpetosiphon gulosus genome encodes:
- a CDS encoding aldehyde dehydrogenase family protein: MNLMQIHGQFAALQAQRGRIAASRAPERIGYLQQFKRAIEQARPDIHAALQADFAKPAAEIEATEIQQVIEQINFAIKRLETWMQPKRVKTPTMLTGSKSWIQYEPRGVVLILAPWNYPLSLALMPLIGAVAAGNCALVRPSERTPHTAQVVAKIIAAAFKPEHVTTVVGDVDTAEALLDLPFDHIFFTGSPRIGQYVMQRAAEHFSSVTLELGGKSPAIIDRSADLKRAAQAIVWGKFVNAGQTCVAPDHVWVQREQAQALTQLIIKQIERNYGKGDYTRLQSPDLANVIDANATARLRGLVNNSVAQGALVALGGQSTDHPARFAPTVLTNVKPGMAIMQEEIFGPILPILVYDQIDEVIMATRASGKPLTMAIFAENQAIINWLLREIPAGSSMINGVLLNLANPHLPFGGVGQSGIGNYHGFYSFKTFSHERAVFQLGGLNVVNLFQPPYRSVAKRLAAWSRRIMSKR, translated from the coding sequence ATGAACCTCATGCAAATTCATGGGCAATTTGCTGCTTTGCAGGCCCAGCGCGGGCGGATTGCCGCCAGCCGTGCGCCTGAGCGAATTGGCTATTTACAGCAATTTAAACGGGCGATCGAACAAGCCCGACCAGATATTCATGCGGCGTTGCAAGCCGATTTTGCCAAACCAGCGGCTGAAATTGAGGCCACTGAAATTCAGCAGGTGATCGAGCAAATCAATTTTGCCATCAAACGACTTGAAACATGGATGCAGCCCAAACGGGTTAAAACTCCAACCATGCTGACGGGCAGCAAAAGTTGGATTCAATATGAGCCACGTGGAGTTGTATTGATTCTTGCGCCGTGGAATTATCCGCTATCGTTGGCGCTTATGCCTTTGATTGGGGCGGTGGCGGCGGGGAATTGTGCGCTTGTGCGGCCATCGGAGCGCACGCCGCATACTGCCCAAGTTGTGGCAAAAATTATCGCTGCGGCCTTCAAACCTGAGCATGTTACCACTGTTGTGGGCGATGTTGATACTGCTGAAGCGCTGCTTGACCTGCCATTCGACCATATTTTCTTTACTGGTAGCCCACGAATTGGCCAATATGTGATGCAACGGGCCGCTGAGCATTTTAGTTCGGTTACCTTGGAACTGGGTGGCAAATCGCCAGCAATTATTGATCGTTCAGCCGATTTGAAGCGGGCTGCTCAGGCAATTGTATGGGGCAAATTTGTGAATGCCGGCCAAACCTGTGTTGCGCCTGATCATGTCTGGGTTCAGCGTGAGCAAGCCCAAGCCTTGACCCAATTGATCATTAAACAAATTGAGCGTAACTATGGCAAAGGCGATTATACGCGCCTGCAATCGCCTGATTTAGCCAATGTGATTGATGCTAATGCTACTGCTCGCCTGCGTGGTTTGGTCAATAATTCGGTAGCGCAAGGGGCGTTGGTCGCTTTGGGCGGCCAATCAACCGATCATCCTGCACGCTTTGCGCCAACCGTGCTGACCAATGTTAAACCTGGCATGGCGATTATGCAGGAAGAAATTTTCGGGCCGATTTTGCCAATTTTGGTGTATGACCAAATTGATGAAGTGATTATGGCGACCCGAGCTAGCGGCAAGCCCTTGACCATGGCGATTTTTGCCGAGAATCAAGCGATTATCAACTGGCTCCTGCGCGAAATTCCAGCTGGTAGCAGTATGATCAACGGAGTTTTGCTCAATTTGGCTAACCCTCATTTACCATTTGGTGGGGTGGGGCAGAGCGGCATAGGCAATTATCATGGCTTTTACAGTTTTAAAACATTCTCACATGAGCGGGCAGTATTTCAACTTGGTGGCTTAAATGTAGTCAATTTATTTCAACCGCCCTATCGCTCGGTGGCTAAGCGTTTGGCGGCATGGTCGCGGCGGATCATGAGCAAACGCTAA